Proteins encoded by one window of Passer domesticus isolate bPasDom1 chromosome 10, bPasDom1.hap1, whole genome shotgun sequence:
- the ZFAND2B gene encoding AN1-type zinc finger protein 2B isoform X2 produces the protein MEFPDLGAHCSWPACQRLDFLPLKCDACEQIFCTDHIAYAQHDCTSAYKKDVQVPVCPLCNTPVPVRRGEMPDVVVGEHIDRDCKSDPAQRKRKIFTNKCLKPGCKQKEMMKVICDQCHKNYCLKHRHPLDHDCSGAGHPLSKAGHAAVTRAQASSSKIVTASSSGAARPADSSSSLACARGGRAAAAQTRSTSPPAVMLQNGLSEEEALQRALEMSLAESARSSAQQPSTQEEEDLALAQALSASEAEYQQSQRQAHGSKPSNCSMS, from the exons ATGGAGTTCCCGGACCTGGGCGCGCACTGCTCCTGGCCGGCCTGCCAGCGGCTGG ACTTCCTTCCCCTCAAGTGCGATGCCTGCGAGCAGATCTTCTGCACCGACCACATTGCTTATGCCCAGCACGATTGCACCTCTGCCTACAAGAAG GATGTGCAggtcccagtgtgtcccctcTGCAACACCCCAGTCCCTGTGAGGCGGGGGGAGATGCCTGATGTCGTGGTGGGTGAGCACATTGACCGTGACTGCAAGTCTGACCCCGCACAACGCAAGCGCAAG ATCTTCACCAACAAGTGTTTGAAGCCTGGCTGCAAGCAGAAGGAGATGATGAAGGTGATCTGTGACCAGTGCCACAAGAACTACTGCCTCAAGCATCGGCACCCCCTGGACCATGACTGCAGCGGGGCAGGGCATCCCCTTTCCAAAGCAGG GCATGCTGCAGTTACCAGAGCCCAGGCGTCTTCCTCCAAAATAGTCACCGCATCAAGCAGCGGGGCTGCCCGGCCAGCAGACAGCTCCTCTTCCCTGGCCTGTGCCAG gggaggcagagcagctgcgGCGCAGACTCGCAGCACCTCCCCTCCAGCTGTCATGCTGCAGAATGGGCTG AGCGAGGAAGAGGCACTGCAGCGAGCTCTGGAGATGTCCCTGGCAGAGTCGGCACGCAGCTCAGCACAACAACCCAG cacacaggaggaggaggatctggcactggcccaggcactGTCAGCGAGCGAAGCCGAGTACCAGCAGTCGCAGCGGCAG GCACACGGTTCAAAGCCATCCAACTGCAGCATGTCGTAG
- the ZFAND2B gene encoding AN1-type zinc finger protein 2B isoform X1: MEFPDLGAHCSWPACQRLDFLPLKCDACEQIFCTDHIAYAQHDCTSAYKKDVQVPVCPLCNTPVPVRRGEMPDVVVGEHIDRDCKSDPAQRKRKIFTNKCLKPGCKQKEMMKVICDQCHKNYCLKHRHPLDHDCSGAGHPLSKAGHAAVTRAQASSSKIVTASSSGAARPADSSSSLACARGGRAAAAQTRSTSPPAVMLQNGLSEEEALQRALEMSLAESARSSAQQPSSTQEEEDLALAQALSASEAEYQQSQRQAHGSKPSNCSMS; the protein is encoded by the exons ATGGAGTTCCCGGACCTGGGCGCGCACTGCTCCTGGCCGGCCTGCCAGCGGCTGG ACTTCCTTCCCCTCAAGTGCGATGCCTGCGAGCAGATCTTCTGCACCGACCACATTGCTTATGCCCAGCACGATTGCACCTCTGCCTACAAGAAG GATGTGCAggtcccagtgtgtcccctcTGCAACACCCCAGTCCCTGTGAGGCGGGGGGAGATGCCTGATGTCGTGGTGGGTGAGCACATTGACCGTGACTGCAAGTCTGACCCCGCACAACGCAAGCGCAAG ATCTTCACCAACAAGTGTTTGAAGCCTGGCTGCAAGCAGAAGGAGATGATGAAGGTGATCTGTGACCAGTGCCACAAGAACTACTGCCTCAAGCATCGGCACCCCCTGGACCATGACTGCAGCGGGGCAGGGCATCCCCTTTCCAAAGCAGG GCATGCTGCAGTTACCAGAGCCCAGGCGTCTTCCTCCAAAATAGTCACCGCATCAAGCAGCGGGGCTGCCCGGCCAGCAGACAGCTCCTCTTCCCTGGCCTGTGCCAG gggaggcagagcagctgcgGCGCAGACTCGCAGCACCTCCCCTCCAGCTGTCATGCTGCAGAATGGGCTG AGCGAGGAAGAGGCACTGCAGCGAGCTCTGGAGATGTCCCTGGCAGAGTCGGCACGCAGCTCAGCACAACAACCCAG cagcacacaggaggaggaggatctggcactggcccaggcactGTCAGCGAGCGAAGCCGAGTACCAGCAGTCGCAGCGGCAG GCACACGGTTCAAAGCCATCCAACTGCAGCATGTCGTAG